From the genome of Pseudarthrobacter sp. NIBRBAC000502772:
TACCAGGATGACGAGCGGGACCGTGATGATCACCGACGCGGCACTGATGGTGCCCAGCGGCTGGTCAAACTCGCTGGTTCCGCTGAAGAACGCGATCGCCACCGGGACCGGACGCGCCTCCGGCGATGTGGTCAGGGTGACGGCAAGCAGGAATTCGTTCCAGACGGAGATGAACACCAGGATCGCCGTGGTGGCAAGGCCCGGGACCGCCAGGGGCAGGATGACCTTGCGGAAGGCCATGAACGGCGTAGCCCCGTCCATGTACGCCGATTCCTCGAGCTCACGCGGAATCTCCTTGAAGAAGGAGGTCAGCGTGTAGATTGCCAGCGGCAACGCAAACGTCAGCTTCGGGATGATGAGGCCCAGGAGCGTGTCGTACAGGCCGATTTCGCGCCAGATCGAGAACATCGGGGCCGCGATGGCGATGGCCGGGAAGGTGGTGACCGAGAGGATGAGGGTCAGGATCATGGCTTTGCGGCGCATCTTCAGCCTGGCCAGGGCGTAGGCGGCGAAGGAAGCGAACACCAGCGCCACTGTGGTGGTGACGACGGCGATGATCACCGAGTTGCGCAGGGCAAGGAGGAACTCGGGGTTCTGGAACACCGCCAGGTAGTTCTCGAACGTGGGCTGGCTCGGGAACAGCTCCCCCTTGGACAGGCTCACGCCCTGCTTGAGGGACGTGTTGACCAGCCAGTAGAACGGTATGAGCGAGAAACCCATAACGGCGAACACGAAGACCCACACGACCGGGTGCAGCTTCGCCTCGCCGCGGAGCCTGCGCCTGGGTGACCGGCGCTTCGGTGCCCCACCGCGGGCGGCGGGTGCCGCCGTCGTGCGCTGTGCAGTCAGGGTGCTCATTGTTCCTCCTTGGCGACTTCACGGATGTTGCCCCCGGCGAAGCGGATGTAGACCA
Proteins encoded in this window:
- a CDS encoding carbohydrate ABC transporter permease, with amino-acid sequence MSTLTAQRTTAAPAARGGAPKRRSPRRRLRGEAKLHPVVWVFVFAVMGFSLIPFYWLVNTSLKQGVSLSKGELFPSQPTFENYLAVFQNPEFLLALRNSVIIAVVTTTVALVFASFAAYALARLKMRRKAMILTLILSVTTFPAIAIAAPMFSIWREIGLYDTLLGLIIPKLTFALPLAIYTLTSFFKEIPRELEESAYMDGATPFMAFRKVILPLAVPGLATTAILVFISVWNEFLLAVTLTTSPEARPVPVAIAFFSGTSEFDQPLGTISAASVIITVPLVILVLLCQKRIVSGMTAGAVKG